One Prosthecobacter vanneervenii genomic window carries:
- a CDS encoding N-acetylmuramoyl-L-alanine amidase family protein: MTSGLRLTFPKAVIATLALAMATTPFDVTRADDEKPGFFKKIFGGGSKTETPPEPEKKPAPKPETESKPKPKAKPAPEPEKTTSSKKAETGKAPRVIITTTGGKKVEIGKKSTPSKSTPKKEVAKTETPKSTPAPQPKEEPIKDVTKSAARDGDSNAMKGEFKEDDDDKPAPADKSKTVEVLPANGGWEIIKIGGRDYVTAESIRNFYNPVYGFTTFRIQGTHFWLGSSKLILKAQIGSQEMLINNIKFILSFPVQEYNGKVLFSRLDLCKLIDPVLYPSHIQNAEYFDTVVVDAGHGGHDAGARGVYGYEKDFALKMAMTVRTALMQRGFKVILTRANDTFISLGGRVAIANQTPKSIFISLHFNSASTSANGIETWALTPQNAAATISRGGGYNLNGVTGNKQDSANIALATAVHASVISRFKFVDRGIKRAQWSVLTGCKRPGILFEGGFVTNGPECQLIASDTYRQQVSAAIGDAVLNYRKALESAMAKR; this comes from the coding sequence ATGACTTCCGGACTGAGACTCACCTTCCCCAAAGCCGTCATCGCCACCCTGGCACTCGCCATGGCCACGACGCCGTTTGACGTGACGCGTGCAGACGATGAGAAGCCCGGCTTCTTCAAAAAGATCTTCGGCGGTGGCAGCAAGACCGAAACCCCGCCCGAGCCGGAAAAGAAACCCGCGCCCAAGCCTGAGACGGAGAGCAAGCCGAAGCCCAAGGCCAAGCCCGCTCCAGAGCCCGAGAAGACCACCTCCAGCAAGAAGGCCGAGACCGGCAAAGCACCCCGCGTCATCATCACCACCACCGGCGGCAAGAAGGTCGAGATCGGCAAGAAATCCACACCGTCCAAAAGCACCCCCAAGAAGGAGGTCGCCAAGACGGAGACTCCCAAGTCCACCCCCGCTCCCCAACCCAAGGAGGAGCCCATCAAGGATGTGACGAAAAGCGCCGCCAGAGACGGCGACTCCAACGCCATGAAGGGCGAGTTCAAGGAGGACGATGACGACAAGCCCGCACCGGCAGACAAGTCCAAGACCGTGGAAGTCCTGCCCGCCAACGGCGGCTGGGAGATCATCAAGATCGGCGGGCGCGACTACGTCACCGCCGAAAGCATCCGCAATTTCTACAACCCCGTTTACGGCTTCACCACCTTCCGCATTCAGGGCACGCACTTCTGGCTCGGCTCCTCCAAGCTCATCCTTAAGGCGCAGATCGGCTCCCAGGAGATGCTGATCAACAACATCAAGTTCATCCTCAGCTTCCCCGTGCAGGAGTACAATGGCAAGGTGCTCTTCTCCCGCCTGGATCTCTGCAAGCTCATCGACCCCGTCCTCTACCCCAGCCACATCCAGAATGCCGAGTACTTCGACACGGTGGTTGTTGATGCAGGCCACGGCGGCCACGATGCCGGTGCACGCGGCGTTTACGGCTACGAAAAGGACTTCGCCCTCAAGATGGCCATGACCGTGCGCACAGCCCTCATGCAGCGCGGCTTCAAGGTCATCCTCACCCGTGCCAACGACACCTTCATCTCCCTCGGTGGTCGCGTCGCCATCGCCAATCAGACCCCCAAGAGCATCTTCATCAGCCTGCACTTCAATTCCGCCAGCACCTCCGCCAACGGCATCGAAACCTGGGCGCTGACTCCTCAAAACGCAGCCGCCACCATCAGCCGCGGCGGTGGTTACAATCTCAACGGCGTCACTGGCAACAAGCAGGACTCCGCCAACATCGCCCTCGCCACCGCCGTGCACGCCAGCGTGATCAGCCGCTTCAAGTTTGTCGATCGCGGCATCAAGCGCGCCCAGTGGAGCGTGCTCACCGGCTGCAAGCGCCCCGGCATCCTCTTTGAAGGCGGCTTCGTCACCAACGGCCCCGAGTGCCAGCTCATCGCCTCAGACACCTACCGCCAGCAGGTTTCCGCCGCCATCGGCGATGCCGTGCTCAA